Part of the bacterium genome, GCGATCGATGAGCGGGTTTCCATTGTTGGGAGTTGCTGCGTTCAGCGTCGTCCTCGGCTGAGGGTCTTGGTTCCGGAGGAGGTCTTCACGAGCGTGGTCTATTCGATGGCGCGTATTCTTGACGTAGAGTGGATTGAGCACTACCTGCCGCCGGTTTTGCTTAACGAGAAGGCGCGATGGGTTGTTCAGTCCTACGAGAACGATTACACGCCCATCTGGGACCACGGGATAACGGGTGCAGGCCAGATCGTGGGGATCGGCGACACCGGCGTCGATGCTGACATGTGCTTTTTTTACGATGAGGAGGAGGGTCTTCCTGACGACACAGTCAACCCCGATCAAAGGAAGATCATCGTGTACTACGACATCGCGGGGAACGGTGACTGGGACGGCTACGGCCACGGGACCCACACTTCGTGCTCGATAGCGGGCGATAACTCTGCGCACGAGCATGAGTATGACACGAACGATGGTATTGCTTATGACGCCAAGTTGGTGTTTCAGGACATTGGCCGAGGCGGGTCGCTGACCCTGCCGGACGATCTTTATGGCGATTACTTCCTCCAGGCCTACGCCGCCGGGGCAACGCTTCATTCGAACAGCTGGGGCTATACCTATGATACCTCCTACAATTCCTCCAGCCAGGATTGTGATGCGTTTATGTGGGACTATAAGGATTTCTTGATTCTCTTCTCGGCCGGTAACGGCCACTCTTATGGAATACGCGTAACAAGTCCTGCAACCGCCAAAAGCATCATCACTTCAGGCGCCAGTGAGAACGCTTGGTCTGGCTATAACCCTGAGAATATGGCCAATTTCAGCAGTCACGGCCCGGCGGACGATGGCCGTCTGAAGCCCACCGTTACGGCGCCTGGCCACCAGGTCGATTCTGCCGACTGCGATTTCGACATCGAGTCGTATAACTGCGGGACCGCAAAGCACTCAGGAACAAGCATGTCCTGCCCTGTCCACGCAGGATGCGGTGCGCTCGTCAGACAGTATTTCACAGAAGGCTACTACCCGTCGGGCGAGGCGATTGAGGGAGACGCGTTGGAGCCGAGTAACGCTCTTCTAAAGGCCGTTTTGGTTAACAGCGGCAAGAACATGACCGGGTCCTACACGGACGGCGACATCCCATCAAACGGTCAGGGCTGGGGCCGCGTGTTGCTCGCTGATACTCTGCATTTTTCGGACGATGACATCCATCTGATCGTGGTGGATGAGACGACCGGACTCTCAACATCAGACGAGGCGCCGTTCGAGTATGAGGTTGACGGTTCGAGCAAGCTGGAGGTAACGCTCGTCTGGACCGACTATCCGGGTGAGCTCTATTCTAACCCGAGCCTCGTGAACGACCTTGACCTCGTCGTGTCCGGCCCGTCCGGGACATTCAAGGGGAACAATTACTCAGACGGTCAGTCGGAGGAGGGCGCCACCGCAGACCACTTGAACCCAACAGAGGCGGTGCAGCTGAACAGCCCGGAGCCTGGCACATACACGGTTACAGTTACTGGCTACAACGTACCGGAGGGGCCTCAGCCATTCGCGCTAGTCATAGTCGGCGCAAGCGAGTTCGTTGGCGGCCCGTGGCCAATGTTCATGCACGACAGGACGCACAGCTGCATCGGCGAAGGTGATCTGCCAGGCTCGGTCGGCATCGAATGGTCTTATGAGACTGGTGATTCGGTCAAATCATCGCCAATAATTGATGCGAAGGGCAACGTTTACTTTGGCAGTGACGATGGCAAGCTGTATATAATCGACGAACACGGGTCCCTGAACGCTACGTATGACGCGGGATCGCCCATATCATCGACCCCATCTATCTACACCGCAGGCGACATATTCTTCGGCGCTGAAGACGGAAAGATATACTGCCTGACGTCGGATGGCTCATTCAAATGGACTTACGACACCGGCTCGGCGATCTCGTCTTCCCCAGTCATTGGTCCCCACGGCTCGCTTTATATAGGCACGGCAGATGGCAACCTCTTCTCAACATCGGTTACCGGGAACCTCAGATGGAGCTATGAGACGGAGGGCAGTGTCGTGAGCTCACCGGCGGTCGGCGCTGATTGCCTCATCAGGTTCGGCTCAAATGACGGCTTGTTTCGAGTAGTCGATTCATCAGGCGATCTGGTAGGCAGCTACCAGACCTCCGGCGAGGTCAAGAGCTCGGCTGCTATAACAGAAGAGGGCGTCTCCTATTTCGGCTCGGACGACGGCTGCCTGTATGCTGTTGAATCTGATGGCTCGCTTCGCTGGTCCGTCGAGTTGGGCTCCGCAGTGGGTGAGTGTTCTCCCGCGATGGATGCTGGCGGCAACGTCTATATAGGCGCGAGCGGCGGGAACTTCTTTAAGTTCAATTCATACGGGACCCTCCGCTGGAGTTATGATGCGCAGAGCGCCGTTTCGGGGGCGCCCGCCATTGGACAGAATGACCGAGTAGTATTCGGGACCCAGGACGGCGTGCTCTATTGCCTTTCCTCTTACGGGTCCCTGGTCTGGTCCTATGAGGCTGGTTCTGAGGTCGGGACCTCAGTCGTGATTGCCGGAGAACTGAACTTCATGTTTGGCCTCCGGAACGGGAAGGTCATTTCGGCGACGCGTTCCAACGCGGATCCGAACCTCACAAACGGCGATGTTTCTCCCGACAGCGGCGACAAGGATACCACATTCACCTACACGGTAGATTACTACGATGCCGACGAAGATGACCCTGAGGAGATACTGGTCTATATCGACGGCACCCCACACGAGATGTCGCTTGATTCGGGCGATTCGCACAACGGAACCTATACGTACTCCACAACGCTTTCCGAGGGCTATCATGAGTTCTATTTTGCCTGCGAGGACGTCTGTGGGGGCAGGGGCCGCGATCCTGAGACCGGGACGTACGACGGCCCATCAGTGAACTATGGCCCCGCGCTGTCCGATGGCGACGTCGAGCCCGACAGTGGCACCGAGGAAGAGACGTTCACGTATTCTGTCTATTACTACGATCAGGATGGTAGTTCTCCGATTCTTGAACTTGTCTATATTGACGGCGCCTCGCACACAATGACGCTGTATTCCGGCGATGCAGCCGACGGTGAATATCGCTACGAGACGACGCTGAGCCACGGCGGGCACGAGTTCTATTTTTTCTTCACTGACGAGGACGGCTCGTCGGTGCGGCTGCCGAAGCACGGCTCGTATGATGGTCCGGACGTTACGGACGACTACGAGCCAGATGATTGTTGTGAGGATGCCAAGGAGCTTGAGACGGACGGAACCAAGCAGGATCGCTCGCTGTATCCGGCCGCCGACGAGGACTGGGCTTACCTCGAGGCGATAGCGGACGCGGAATACGTGATACAGACCTCAGAACTCGACGGCTGCGACACACACCTTTACCTCTATGAGGACGATTGCGAGACGTTGATCGATGAGGACGACAACAGCGGGGGCGGCTATGCCTCGAAAGTAGAGTGGACCTGCACAGCCAGCGGCACATACTACGTCAAGGTCGAGGATAATAGCGAGTCCAGCACCGGTGGATATAAACTCTCCGCCGAGATTAACAGAGGCCCGGAGCTTTCGGATGGCTCGGTCTCGCCAGATTCCGGAAACAGCTCGACCAATTTCACATACACGGTTGCCTACTTTGACGCGGACGACGACGCGCCCGCAAGGATTGAGGTCCTCATAGATGGCGAGTCACACGGGATGACTCTGGATTCTG contains:
- a CDS encoding PQQ-binding-like beta-propeller repeat protein gives rise to the protein MERGFLSPLFVSVCFILLLSAGAVALPLGLGSYSFDPAVSGTPDLPPALRVSECAPGVDGYYIVQFSRPIHRQFRHSLVGTGAELMGYVPTFAFVCRMSRETAVSVKRLNGVIYVGIFQPAFKLPPYFQPHRIDEFLSEPERGAIIELVVQAFRGTDVGEIEREVEAIDERVSIVGSCCVQRRPRLRVLVPEEVFTSVVYSMARILDVEWIEHYLPPVLLNEKARWVVQSYENDYTPIWDHGITGAGQIVGIGDTGVDADMCFFYDEEEGLPDDTVNPDQRKIIVYYDIAGNGDWDGYGHGTHTSCSIAGDNSAHEHEYDTNDGIAYDAKLVFQDIGRGGSLTLPDDLYGDYFLQAYAAGATLHSNSWGYTYDTSYNSSSQDCDAFMWDYKDFLILFSAGNGHSYGIRVTSPATAKSIITSGASENAWSGYNPENMANFSSHGPADDGRLKPTVTAPGHQVDSADCDFDIESYNCGTAKHSGTSMSCPVHAGCGALVRQYFTEGYYPSGEAIEGDALEPSNALLKAVLVNSGKNMTGSYTDGDIPSNGQGWGRVLLADTLHFSDDDIHLIVVDETTGLSTSDEAPFEYEVDGSSKLEVTLVWTDYPGELYSNPSLVNDLDLVVSGPSGTFKGNNYSDGQSEEGATADHLNPTEAVQLNSPEPGTYTVTVTGYNVPEGPQPFALVIVGASEFVGGPWPMFMHDRTHSCIGEGDLPGSVGIEWSYETGDSVKSSPIIDAKGNVYFGSDDGKLYIIDEHGSLNATYDAGSPISSTPSIYTAGDIFFGAEDGKIYCLTSDGSFKWTYDTGSAISSSPVIGPHGSLYIGTADGNLFSTSVTGNLRWSYETEGSVVSSPAVGADCLIRFGSNDGLFRVVDSSGDLVGSYQTSGEVKSSAAITEEGVSYFGSDDGCLYAVESDGSLRWSVELGSAVGECSPAMDAGGNVYIGASGGNFFKFNSYGTLRWSYDAQSAVSGAPAIGQNDRVVFGTQDGVLYCLSSYGSLVWSYEAGSEVGTSVVIAGELNFMFGLRNGKVISATRSNADPNLTNGDVSPDSGDKDTTFTYTVDYYDADEDDPEEILVYIDGTPHEMSLDSGDSHNGTYTYSTTLSEGYHEFYFACEDVCGGRGRDPETGTYDGPSVNYGPALSDGDVEPDSGTEEETFTYSVYYYDQDGSSPILELVYIDGASHTMTLYSGDAADGEYRYETTLSHGGHEFYFFFTDEDGSSVRLPKHGSYDGPDVTDDYEPDDCCEDAKELETDGTKQDRSLYPAADEDWAYLEAIADAEYVIQTSELDGCDTHLYLYEDDCETLIDEDDNSGGGYASKVEWTCTASGTYYVKVEDNSESSTGGYKLSAEINRGPELSDGSVSPDSGNSSTNFTYTVAYFDADDDAPARIEVLIDGESHGMTLDS